A stretch of the Sorangium aterium genome encodes the following:
- a CDS encoding nSTAND1 domain-containing NTPase encodes MQNPFPGPQPYRASDRDRFYGRGDLAYRLEASILANRCVTVFGPSGAGKSSLVQAAVLPSLIEKQEIRVARVDAWPEDQDPTRWLADAVYGALGLGDRPAGASPADALLTAAQRAARGSPRLAVVYLDQIEQLLYATRGAAEAEALFDCVDRLAGLPTRNLRLVLSLREDYLGRFRDRLREHRRLLDHGFRVGPLTVAELCEAVCQAAAAGEPPQAWAPADMRPLLLQVRVPGQAAGDGAEAQAAYAQIVCRALFEQRASGGAAVDAVEAEAILRRYMEATLAGLGALRGGAERLLEDHLVTADGSRALRTEKELLRILPADELGPALKALEGAAILHAAEHQGSRYFEIGHDWLAREVFDQRQQRRHLEARRRERAEAEARLAEERGRRRRSAAVAAAALLVAAGAAALGSVAYGQKLRADRLRVEEVRARREADRQRDVAEERRSEAHDARILAGFRELAVRAQLPLAMKLLPEAELPAMRRGWIELASDALNTNALRATLRGHASALAAAVWSPDGARVLTASADGTARVWRADGTGQPVVLEGGGGAILAAAWSPDGERVLTASEDGTARVWRADGAGQPVVLRGHRGAVTAVAASPDGARVLTASADGTARVWRADGEGAPVVLTGHRGRINAAAWSPDGARVVTASDDRTARVWLIAKGRSRVLSGHTGEVISVAVSPDGARVVTGSRDRTARVFTLAGAGAPVVLAGHEDSVLHAAVSPDGLRVATASADRTVRVWSAAGDAEPVVLAGHALAVTSVSWRPDGTYVASASADRTARLWPADGSGPPLVLVGHRAPLRSAAWSPDGARVVTAASDPWERSSDRTAKVWSAEPLRAMPHRRRDLGFFHAASIVEGGERVVAAYEDRTARVFRVDGEGEPVVLRGHEGWVASAALSSDGTRVVTASFDRAARVWSADGKGEPVVLRGHEAEVRAAVMSPDGERVVTASDDGTARVWSADGKGEPVVLRGHEDWLTSAAWSPDGARVLTTSLDHTARVWSAAGEREPVVLRGHGGGVHAGAWSPDGERVVTASDDGTARVWSAGGKGEPVVLRGHDGAVLRALFSPDGARVATSSADATVRLWSASGEGAPIVLGSSAPVIALAFLDGGQRLMTVAMDNGIHTWSIDVDTLKKRLLTAHTDCLPPTMRFTYLGEPASAARDRHAECERSYQRAPLLAEGRGR; translated from the coding sequence CATCCTCGCCAACCGCTGCGTCACCGTCTTCGGGCCGTCCGGCGCGGGCAAGTCCTCCCTGGTGCAGGCGGCGGTCCTCCCGTCGCTCATCGAGAAGCAGGAGATCCGCGTGGCGCGGGTGGACGCCTGGCCCGAGGATCAGGACCCGACGCGCTGGCTCGCGGACGCGGTGTACGGCGCCCTCGGCCTCGGCGACCGGCCGGCCGGCGCCTCGCCCGCGGACGCGCTGCTCACGGCGGCGCAGCGCGCGGCGCGGGGGTCGCCGCGGCTCGCCGTCGTCTACCTCGATCAGATCGAGCAGCTGCTCTACGCGACGCGCGGCGCGGCCGAGGCCGAGGCGCTCTTCGACTGCGTGGACCGCCTCGCCGGGCTGCCCACCCGCAACCTGCGCCTGGTGCTGTCGCTCCGCGAGGACTACCTCGGCCGCTTCCGCGATCGGCTGCGCGAGCACCGCCGGCTCCTCGATCACGGCTTCCGCGTCGGCCCGCTCACGGTCGCCGAGCTCTGCGAGGCCGTCTGCCAGGCGGCCGCCGCGGGCGAGCCGCCGCAGGCGTGGGCGCCGGCGGACATGCGCCCGCTCCTGCTCCAGGTGCGCGTGCCCGGCCAGGCCGCGGGCGACGGGGCCGAGGCGCAGGCCGCGTACGCGCAGATCGTGTGCCGCGCGCTCTTCGAGCAGCGCGCGAGCGGGGGAGCGGCGGTCGACGCTGTCGAGGCCGAGGCCATCCTGCGACGGTACATGGAGGCGACGCTCGCCGGCCTCGGCGCGCTGCGCGGCGGGGCCGAGCGGCTGCTCGAGGATCACCTGGTGACGGCGGACGGCAGCCGCGCGCTGCGCACCGAGAAGGAGCTGCTCCGGATCCTCCCCGCGGACGAGCTTGGGCCGGCGCTGAAGGCGCTGGAGGGCGCGGCCATCCTCCACGCGGCGGAGCACCAGGGGAGCCGGTACTTCGAGATCGGCCACGACTGGCTGGCGCGAGAGGTCTTCGATCAGCGGCAGCAGCGCCGGCACCTGGAGGCGCGGCGGCGCGAGCGGGCCGAGGCGGAGGCGCGGCTCGCCGAGGAGCGCGGGCGGCGGCGCCGCTCCGCCGCCGTCGCCGCGGCGGCGCTCCTTGTCGCGGCCGGCGCGGCGGCGCTCGGCTCGGTGGCGTACGGCCAGAAGCTCCGCGCGGATCGCCTGCGCGTCGAGGAGGTCCGGGCTCGACGCGAGGCCGACCGGCAGCGGGACGTCGCGGAGGAGCGGCGCTCCGAGGCGCACGACGCCAGGATCCTCGCGGGCTTCCGCGAGCTCGCGGTGCGCGCGCAGCTCCCGCTGGCGATGAAGCTCCTGCCCGAGGCGGAGCTGCCGGCCATGCGCCGCGGCTGGATCGAGCTGGCGAGCGACGCCCTCAACACGAACGCGCTCCGCGCGACCCTCCGCGGACACGCGAGCGCCCTCGCCGCGGCCGTGTGGAGCCCCGACGGCGCGCGCGTGCTCACGGCCTCGGCCGACGGCACCGCGCGCGTATGGCGCGCCGACGGCACCGGCCAGCCCGTGGTGCTGGAGGGCGGCGGCGGGGCCATCCTCGCGGCCGCGTGGAGCCCCGACGGCGAGCGCGTGCTCACGGCCTCGGAGGACGGCACGGCGCGCGTGTGGCGCGCCGACGGCGCCGGTCAGCCCGTGGTGCTGAGGGGCCACCGCGGCGCCGTTACCGCGGTCGCCGCGAGCCCGGACGGCGCGCGCGTGCTCACGGCCTCGGCCGACGGCACCGCGCGCGTGTGGCGCGCCGACGGCGAGGGCGCTCCGGTCGTCCTCACAGGCCACCGCGGCCGCATCAACGCGGCCGCGTGGAGCCCCGACGGCGCGCGCGTCGTCACCGCCTCCGACGACCGGACGGCGCGCGTCTGGCTGATCGCGAAGGGCAGGAGCCGCGTCCTGAGCGGGCACACCGGCGAGGTGATCTCCGTGGCCGTGAGCCCCGACGGCGCACGCGTCGTCACCGGCTCGCGCGACCGGACGGCGCGCGTCTTCACGCTGGCCGGCGCCGGCGCCCCCGTGGTGCTCGCCGGGCACGAGGACAGCGTCCTGCACGCGGCCGTGAGCCCCGACGGCCTGCGCGTGGCCACCGCCTCGGCCGATCGGACCGTGCGCGTCTGGAGCGCCGCCGGCGACGCCGAGCCGGTCGTGCTCGCCGGCCACGCGCTCGCCGTGACCTCCGTCTCGTGGCGCCCCGACGGCACGTACGTCGCCAGCGCCTCCGCGGACCGGACGGCGCGCCTCTGGCCGGCGGATGGCAGCGGCCCGCCGCTCGTCCTGGTCGGGCACCGCGCGCCGCTCCGCTCCGCGGCGTGGAGCCCCGACGGCGCGCGCGTCGTCACCGCGGCGTCCGATCCGTGGGAGCGCTCGTCCGACCGCACCGCGAAGGTGTGGAGCGCCGAGCCGCTCCGGGCGATGCCGCACCGGCGCCGCGACCTCGGTTTCTTCCACGCGGCGTCCATCGTGGAAGGCGGCGAGCGCGTCGTCGCGGCCTACGAGGACCGGACGGCGCGCGTCTTCCGGGTCGACGGCGAGGGCGAGCCCGTCGTGCTCAGGGGTCACGAGGGGTGGGTGGCGAGCGCGGCGCTGAGCTCCGACGGCACGCGCGTCGTCACGGCCTCGTTCGATCGCGCGGCGCGCGTCTGGAGCGCCGACGGCAAGGGCGAGCCCGTCGTGCTGCGCGGGCACGAGGCCGAGGTGCGCGCCGCCGTGATGAGCCCTGACGGCGAGCGCGTCGTGACGGCATCCGACGACGGGACGGCGCGGGTGTGGAGCGCCGACGGCAAGGGCGAGCCCGTCGTGCTGCGCGGGCACGAGGACTGGCTCACCTCGGCCGCGTGGAGCCCTGACGGCGCCCGCGTGCTCACCACGTCGCTCGACCACACGGCGCGGGTGTGGAGCGCGGCCGGCGAGCGCGAGCCCGTCGTGCTGCGCGGGCACGGCGGCGGCGTCCACGCCGGCGCGTGGAGCCCTGACGGCGAGCGCGTGGTGACGGCGTCGGACGACGGGACCGCGCGGGTGTGGAGCGCCGGCGGCAAGGGCGAGCCCGTCGTGCTGCGCGGGCACGACGGCGCGGTCCTTCGCGCCCTCTTCAGCCCCGACGGCGCGCGCGTGGCCACCTCGTCGGCCGACGCCACCGTCCGCCTCTGGAGCGCCTCAGGCGAGGGCGCGCCCATCGTGCTCGGGTCGTCGGCGCCGGTCATCGCGCTGGCCTTCCTCGACGGAGGGCAACGGCTGATGACCGTCGCCATGGACAACGGCATTCACACCTGGAGCATCGACGTGGACACCCTGAAGAAACGCCTGCTGACAGCGCATACCGACTGCCTGCCGCCGACCATGCGCTTCACCTACCTCGGTGAGCCCGCGTCCGCCGCCCGGGATCGGCACGCGGAATGCGAGCGCTCGTACCAGCGCGCGCCGCTCCTCGCGGAGGGCCGGGGGCGATGA
- a CDS encoding PEGA domain-containing protein, with the protein MPGTTRRRSSRGRLLLFAAVLLAPLPFGPLAAAQPGGPGEARRREDARAHFQRGIALRDQERWADALTEFQTSRSLFMTLNGTTNAAACLIQLERYLEAIELYESALNDFSERLKGEDKRDILLVVKLLYNAVGTIGIAGAEPGATLLLDGLSRGELPLGAPLRVPRGLHTVRVVKAGYQPFEQRLDVDGGETVQVTARLIRLKETGTLEIAEPTRDGPDARPIRLARDAESIDGREERGPRRTPRWLAEVSAAAPLIVSFGGDAPTGCVEPCSKPLGSGVSLIAHGGYGINHLSFGVSAGYLGIQQAVRGRIATLEAAGGASYSVRVDDTTALRGALLGAWVGYSSGERLLLHARLGAGGLFGAVAASRTSARASASGALSFGPLERSAAARFVYVAPEVRAGVRLARRVELTLGLEVPLLIAVPRPASSQQVFVDTAAGVDHAASAWFPGGPLTAPLFPLFIPALSARYDFY; encoded by the coding sequence ATGCCGGGCACGACGCGCCGACGCTCCTCGCGCGGTCGCCTCCTCCTCTTCGCCGCGGTGCTCCTGGCGCCGCTGCCCTTCGGCCCGCTCGCCGCCGCGCAGCCGGGCGGGCCCGGCGAGGCGCGGCGTCGCGAGGATGCGCGCGCGCACTTCCAGCGCGGGATCGCGCTGCGCGATCAGGAGCGCTGGGCCGACGCGCTCACCGAGTTCCAGACATCGCGCTCGTTGTTCATGACGCTGAACGGGACGACCAACGCCGCCGCGTGTCTCATCCAGCTAGAGCGCTACCTGGAGGCCATCGAGCTGTACGAGAGCGCGCTGAACGACTTCTCCGAGAGGCTCAAGGGCGAGGACAAGCGCGATATCCTGCTGGTGGTAAAGCTCCTTTACAATGCCGTCGGGACCATCGGGATCGCGGGCGCCGAGCCGGGCGCGACGCTCCTGCTCGACGGCCTATCGCGCGGCGAGCTCCCGCTCGGCGCGCCCTTGCGCGTGCCTCGCGGCCTCCACACCGTCCGCGTGGTCAAGGCGGGGTACCAGCCGTTCGAGCAGCGCCTCGACGTGGACGGCGGGGAGACGGTCCAAGTGACGGCACGGCTGATCCGGCTCAAGGAGACGGGCACGCTCGAGATCGCCGAGCCGACGAGGGATGGGCCGGACGCACGCCCGATCCGGCTGGCGCGAGACGCCGAGTCCATCGACGGCCGCGAGGAGCGCGGGCCGCGCCGCACGCCCCGCTGGCTCGCCGAGGTGAGCGCCGCGGCGCCGCTCATTGTGTCGTTTGGCGGAGACGCGCCGACGGGGTGCGTGGAGCCTTGCAGCAAGCCCCTCGGGTCTGGCGTCAGCTTGATCGCCCACGGAGGGTACGGCATCAACCATCTCTCGTTCGGCGTCTCGGCGGGCTATCTGGGCATCCAGCAAGCTGTCCGGGGGCGCATCGCGACGCTCGAGGCCGCCGGCGGGGCGTCGTACTCGGTGCGCGTCGACGACACGACAGCGCTCCGCGGCGCGCTCCTCGGCGCCTGGGTCGGCTACTCGTCGGGCGAGCGCCTCCTGCTCCACGCGCGGCTGGGCGCCGGCGGGCTGTTCGGCGCGGTCGCCGCGTCGCGCACGAGCGCGCGTGCGTCGGCGAGCGGCGCGCTGTCGTTCGGCCCGCTCGAGCGGAGCGCGGCGGCGCGCTTCGTGTACGTCGCGCCCGAGGTGCGCGCCGGCGTCAGGCTGGCCAGGCGGGTCGAGCTCACCCTGGGGCTCGAGGTGCCCCTGCTCATCGCCGTGCCGAGGCCGGCGTCGAGCCAGCAGGTATTCGTCGACACCGCGGCTGGGGTCGATCACGCCGCCTCGGCCTGGTTTCCAGGCGGGCCCCTCACGGCCCCGCTCTTCCCGCTCTTCATTCCTGCCCTGAGCGCCAGGTACGATTTCTACTGA